Proteins co-encoded in one Halorussus lipolyticus genomic window:
- a CDS encoding class I SAM-dependent methyltransferase, which translates to MNFQRYLSAKRTVDDRALNQRVEARLADELRERARRPDCDDLRVLEVGAGIGATLTRFLSRPWLPDRVRYTVLDLREENVSAARERLPAWAAPRGYAVRRAGDRHAGNRFLVGRGRRRVEVEFRTGDAFDFLAETGREFDLVVAHAFVDLVDPADALAAFRGVLAPGGVIYCPITFDGGTIFESGGGGADSGPDSAFEERVVSAFHDHIDAGGDSRAGRHLLSLAPEEGAVLAVGGSDWVVRPREDGYPADEAYFLDCIVEMVGGAVEDEGLDSDRLDRWTDRRRDQIESAELVYCTHQLDLLVR; encoded by the coding sequence GTGAACTTCCAGCGCTACCTCTCGGCCAAGCGGACCGTGGACGACCGCGCACTGAACCAGCGCGTCGAGGCCCGACTCGCCGACGAACTCCGAGAGCGCGCCAGACGCCCCGACTGCGACGACCTGCGCGTCCTCGAAGTCGGCGCGGGCATCGGCGCGACCCTGACCAGATTTCTCTCCCGGCCGTGGCTTCCCGACCGAGTTCGCTACACCGTCCTCGACCTCAGAGAGGAGAACGTCTCGGCCGCCCGCGAGCGCCTGCCCGCGTGGGCCGCCCCGCGCGGGTACGCGGTCCGGCGCGCGGGCGACCGGCACGCGGGTAACCGATTTCTGGTCGGTCGAGGACGACGCCGGGTCGAAGTCGAGTTTCGGACCGGGGACGCCTTCGACTTCCTCGCGGAAACCGGCCGCGAGTTCGACCTCGTGGTGGCTCACGCCTTCGTGGACCTCGTGGACCCCGCCGACGCGCTGGCGGCGTTCCGGGGGGTTCTCGCCCCCGGCGGGGTGATTTACTGCCCGATTACGTTCGACGGCGGGACGATTTTCGAGTCCGGCGGCGGCGGTGCCGACTCGGGGCCGGATTCGGCGTTCGAGGAGCGCGTCGTGTCGGCCTTCCACGACCACATCGACGCCGGGGGCGACAGCAGGGCGGGTCGGCACCTCCTCTCGCTGGCCCCCGAGGAGGGCGCGGTCCTCGCTGTCGGCGGGTCCGATTGGGTGGTCCGGCCCCGCGAGGACGGGTATCCCGCCGACGAGGCCTACTTCCTCGACTGCATCGTGGAGATGGTCGGGGGTGCAGTCGAGGACGAGGGACTCGACTCGGACCGACTCGACCGGTGGACCGACCGGCGGCGCGACCAAATCGAGTCAGCAGAACTAGTCTACTGCACCCATCAGTTGGACCTGTTGGTGCGG